One Fuerstiella marisgermanici DNA window includes the following coding sequences:
- a CDS encoding DUF1559 domain-containing protein, whose amino-acid sequence MNRTHVSQPPAAKRSGFTLIELLVVIAIIGILVALLLPAVQMAREAARRTQCANNLKQLSLAAISHEGTHGWFPTGGWSKRWIGLPGRGYGPNQPGGWAFNILPFVEQAALRQVGGDDRTNADHRTGNALRLMTPLPVFHCPTRRGASIYTNARNFLYSDPTAEVARNDYAFNGGHRRVLYGNGPDDLEAAKRFAWPDSSEMSGISFQRSRIRYRDITDGTSNTYMMGEKHLRRDHYLTGDDQGDNESVYSGDDRDLIRFTGSERDISFRPRPDSVATTQEGFVYGSSHPGGFQVALCDGSARIMAFDIDQSVHSRLGNRHDGKPVKF is encoded by the coding sequence ATGAACAGGACACACGTTTCACAACCTCCCGCCGCAAAGAGGTCAGGCTTTACACTGATTGAGCTACTGGTGGTGATTGCGATCATCGGAATTCTGGTTGCACTGCTGCTTCCCGCCGTCCAAATGGCAAGAGAGGCGGCTCGCAGGACCCAGTGTGCCAACAATCTGAAGCAGTTAAGTCTGGCGGCGATCAGCCATGAAGGCACTCACGGTTGGTTTCCGACGGGTGGTTGGAGCAAGCGTTGGATCGGTCTTCCCGGTCGCGGTTACGGTCCGAATCAGCCGGGCGGGTGGGCCTTCAATATTCTACCGTTTGTCGAACAGGCCGCGCTGCGGCAGGTGGGCGGCGACGACAGAACGAACGCAGATCATCGCACCGGCAATGCGTTGAGGCTGATGACGCCGCTGCCAGTGTTCCATTGTCCGACTCGTCGCGGGGCTTCGATCTACACAAATGCCCGCAACTTTTTGTATTCAGATCCGACCGCAGAAGTTGCTCGAAACGATTACGCGTTTAACGGTGGGCACCGACGAGTGCTGTACGGGAATGGTCCGGACGATCTGGAAGCTGCGAAGAGGTTTGCGTGGCCGGATTCCTCAGAAATGTCGGGCATCAGCTTTCAGCGCAGCCGAATTCGATACCGAGATATCACGGACGGCACCTCTAACACATATATGATGGGCGAAAAGCATCTTCGTCGTGATCACTATCTGACCGGCGACGATCAGGGCGACAACGAGTCTGTCTACAGTGGTGATGACCGCGATCTGATTCGGTTTACCGGTTCTGAACGAGACATTTCGTTTCGGCCACGCCCGGACAGTGTCGCGACAACTCAGGAAGGTTTCGTTTACGGAAGTTCGCACCCCGGTGGATTCCAGGTGGCGCTGTGCGATGGTTCGGCTCGCATTATGGCGTTCGACATCGACCAGTCGGTGCACAGCCGGTTGGGAAATCGCCATGACGGCAAGCCCGTGAAATTCTGA